Proteins encoded by one window of Arachis hypogaea cultivar Tifrunner chromosome 1, arahy.Tifrunner.gnm2.J5K5, whole genome shotgun sequence:
- the LOC112728365 gene encoding uncharacterized protein, whose protein sequence is MEDSINQEATADNNASVNNNMSADTPIPNDAANPNSRSANNSHSQGSSNLRGKTDLAWKYVALQHMESLLKDIQASKKKRKVSFGEEGGDEVEDAIDEAIAQEEQEQQRTSSQQGVGGDPKKKAKVIPPMFAPRTTPGAQPSIKSVMQNKEAIHEVDKRFARWLLDCKISFNAVMSPYFQDMLDGVAGIGPGYKGPSYDKLRVHLLADLKRESQLLVDSYRSAWKETGCTLMADGWTDQRQRTLINFLVYCSKGLCFLKSVDASSMVKNASHLCTLFSEVIEWIGPNNIVHVVTDNAANYVAAGRLINRKYDNIYWSPCAAHCLNLILKDISSMVHISNLATRASKITVFVYNHTVFLSWLRERPKWREIVRPGATWFATVFITLKSIFDRKKELQQLVVDSIFTDHKLGRSATGRAVSAINLDAKFWDDCFTVCKLVSPLIYLLRVVDADDPPSLGYYQLKMGQAFEERYSCGSLLPES, encoded by the exons atggaagatagtattaatcaagaagcaacTGCTGATAACAATGCTTCTGTGAATAATAACATGTCTGCCGATACTCCTATTCCGAATGATGCTGCTAATCCTAATTCCCGTAGTGCTAACAATAGTCATTCACAAGGTTCTTCTAACCTTAGGGGAAAAACAGATTTAGCTTGGAAATATGTTGCTCTACAACAC ATGGAAAGTTTGTTGAAAGATATTCAGgccagcaaaaagaaaagaaaagtaagttTTGGTGAAGAGGGTGGTGATGAGGTAGAGGATGCAATTGATGAGGCAATAGCTCAAGAAGAACAGGAACAGCAGCGTACCTCGAGTCAGCAAGGAGTTGGAggcgatccaaagaaaaaagccaAAGTCATTCCTCCTATGTTTGCACCAAGAACAACTCCAGGAGCTCAACCAAGTATTAAAAGTGTTATGCAAAACAAAGAGGCGATACACGAGGTTGATAAACGATTTGCTCGGTGGCTTTTGGATTGTAAAATTTCATTTAATGCTGTGATGTCGCCATATTTCCAAGATATGTTAGATGGTGTTGCTGGTATTGGACCTGGTTACAAGGGGCCTTCTTATGATAAGttaagggttcatttgttggctgATCTTAAAAGAGAAAGTCAACTGCTAGTTGATAGTTATAGGAGTGCATGGAAGGAAACTGGATGTACCCTCATGGCTGATGGTTGGACAGATCAAAGACAAAGAACATTAATCAATTTCTTGGTGTATTGTTCTAAAGGTTTGTGCTTTCTGAAATCAGTAGATGCTTCCAGTATGGTAAAAAATGCTTCACACTTGTGTACTTTGTTTTCTGAGGTGATTGAATGGATTGGCCCAAATAATATTGTGCATGTTGTGACTGACAATGCAGCCAATTATGTTGCTGCTGGTAGGCTTATCAATAGAAAATATGATAATATCTATTGGTCACCATGTGCTGCTCATTgccttaatcttattttaaaagatataagcAGCATGGTGCATATTTCTAACCTTGCAACTCGTGCTTCAAAGATCACAGTATTTGTGTACAATCATACAGTTTTCTTATCTTGGCTAAGAGAAAGACCTAAGTGGAGAGAAATTGTACGTCCTGGTGCAACCTGGTTTGCAACTGTGTTTATTACATTGAAGAGCATCTTTGACCGTAAAAAGGAGTTGCAACAATTGGTTGTAGATTCAATTTTCACTGATCACAAATTAGGAAGGAGTGCTACTGGTAGAGCTGTGAGTGCTATTAATCTGGATGCAAAATTTTGGGACGATTGCTTTACTGTATGTAAACTTGTGAGCCCTCTAATTTACTTGCTGAGGGTTGTTGATGCTGATGACCCCCCATCTTTGGG ATATTATCAACTCAAGATGGGACAAGCATTTGAAGAAAGATATTCATGTGGCAGCTTACTTCCTGAATCCTAA
- the LOC112804826 gene encoding uncharacterized protein yields the protein MRGLLDLVTLYCKCNNLDSVQAMKEIHLYRDRKESFDRQEVIPAASELKPDEWWRLFGGSAPCLQKIAVRILSQASASSGCERNWSLFDQIHTKRRNRLEHDRLNDIVYVTYNLRLKSRKEKEKRKQKTQHDPIDYESISQVDFWVTEEVVEKEPDLPSNVDDLLREIDADLYQSGGGSSGLYAASLSSADQGGNEGEDHPTEADLQQVLADFDN from the exons ATGCGAGGTTTGCTTGATCTTGTTACCTTGTATTGCAAGTGTAACAATTTGGATTCAGTTCAGGCAATGAAAGAAATACATTTATATAGAGATCGGAAGGAAAGTTTTGATAGACAAGAAGTTATTCCAGCTGCATCTGAACTTAAGCCTG ATGAATGGTGGAGGTTATTCGGAGGCTCTGCTCCATGTCTACAAAAGATAGCTGTTCGCATTCTTAGCCAAGCATCTGCTTCTTCTGGGTGTGAGAGAAATTGGAGCCTTTTTGACCAGAttcatacaaaaagaagaaatagattgGAGCATGATAGACTGAATGACATTGTTTATGTTACCTATAATTTGCGTCTTAAATCCAG gaaggaaaaagaaaaaagaaagcaaaagacacAACATGATCCAATTGATTATGAAAGTATCAGTCAAGTTGACTTCTGGGTGACTGAAGAGGTTGTAGAGAAAGAGCCTGATCTTCCTAGTAATGTGGATGACTTATTGC gtgaaattgatgctgatttaTATCAAAGTGGCGGTGGTAGTAGTGGTCTTTATGCTGCATCTCTTTCTTCTGCTGATCAGGGTGGGAATGAAGGTGAAGATCATCCCACCGAAGCAGATTTGCAACAAGTTCTTGCGGATTTTGATAATTGA